From the genome of Primulina eburnea isolate SZY01 chromosome 12, ASM2296580v1, whole genome shotgun sequence, one region includes:
- the LOC140806943 gene encoding uncharacterized protein gives MYLVLPSELNTDVLLLSLPSSFDPFVVNFNMNKLDPSLEELVNMLVTFESTIKKEKSVLYVGSSSGTKTGPPGKGKKRSFQRPKKSEPLKRQTPSPIVAAAPAKAEKTVDVCHHCKKPGHWRRNCREYLAQKGSGKGDGKK, from the exons atgtatttggtgttgccttcggagttgaacactgatgtgttgctgctgtcgctgcctagctctttcgatcctttcgttgtgaacttcaatatgaacaagctcgatcccagccttgaagagttggtgaacatgcttgtgacctttgagtccacaatcaaaaaggagaagtcggttctttatgtgggctcttcatctggcacgaagaccggtccacctgggaagggaaagaagcgttctttccagcgccccaagaagagcgagcccttgaagaggcagactccgagtcccatagtggcagccgcgccagccaaggctgagaagacagttgacgtctgtcatcactgcaagaagcctggacattggaggcgtaactgcagggaatatcttgcgcagaagggttctggcaaag gcgatgggaagaagtag